The Candidatus Poribacteria bacterium nucleotide sequence ATCCTTCGGAGAGAGTATCGGAGGCTCTATTGGAATCGCGTTGTATATCTCCCAAGCGATCTCGGTTGCATTTTATATCGTAGCGTTCGCGCAATCTTTTCAACCTGTCTATGACTGGGTTGCGACGACGTATGGATTGATTCCTGACCCTCGCTGGGTGAGTCTTCCTTTCACTGTTCTAATGCTTGTGCTTATGTTGACGAAGGGCGCAGGTAGTGGGGTTCGAATCCTGTGGGGAGTGTGTGCTATTTTGGCAGTCTCAATAATTTCATTCCTTGTGGGACGAGGACCTGAATCCATTCGGCCCGAGGGATTGAATCTTACAGCCCGTATTGAGAATCCCGATAGTTTTGGCATCGTTTTCGCCACATGCTTTCCGGCATTCACGGGTATGATCGCAGGTTTGGGGTTATCTGGTGATCTGAAAAACCCTCAAAGAAGTATACCGCTCGGTACGATCGGGGCGACATTCGCAGGTATGGTCATATATGTACTTGTCGCGATTAAGCTCGGACAGAGTGCAACACCTGAAGCACTCAATGCAGATGAATTTATCATGGCAAAGGTTTCGCTATGGGGCCCTGCTATCTACATCGGATTGGGGGCAGCAGCACTCTCCTCCGCGCTCGGGTCGCTTATGGTCGCACCCCGGACATTGCAAATGCTTGCCCGAGACAGTGTGCTACCTATCCCGAGACTCAACCGTCTCATGGAAAAAGGGGTCGGCGAGTCACAGGAACCTGTATATGCGACCTCTGTATCAGGCATAATCGCGATCGTTTTCGTGGCGATTGGCGAATTGGACTTTATCGCACAGATTCTAACGATGTTCTTCATGGTAACATACGGTGCGCTCTGTGCGGTGTCGTTCCTGGAACACTTTGCGAGTAATCCATCTTATCGTCCTACCTTCCATTCTCGCTGGTACTTATCCCTGTTAGGAACTGTCATGTGCGGTTTGATGATGTTCCAAATCAGCGTGCTCTACGCCTTCATCTCGATTGGACTCATGGCGGTGACCTACCTCGGACTTCGCAGGAGCCATAAGGGGCAACGCGACTTGACGGCAATCTTTCAAGGAACAATGTTTCAGTTAACCCGATGGCTTCAGATCACTTTACAGAAAAGTCGGGTCAATTCGTCTGAAGGTGGGTGGCGCCCGTCGATTGTCGCAATGACCCGATTCGGAGAAGGACGGCTCGGCCATTTCGATCTACTCCGCTGGATTTGCCACAGGCACGGGTTTGGACACTTCATCCGTCTATTCCCCGGGGACTACTCGTTTTCCAGTGAACTCCAAGCACGTATCCATGTGGATGAATTGATTAAAAAGAGCGAGGTCAGCAGAGCCGGTATCTTCGTTGATTCCCTAATTTGCCCGACCTTTAAACTCGCCCTGACACAGATATTGCAGATGCCAGGAATTTCGGGCTTGCCAAACAATTGTGTGCTCCTTGAGTTCGATCGGGACACCCCTGACGAGATTGAAGAGGTCGAAGAAGGAATACGTCTTGTTGCGAATTCGTTGTTCAATGTCTTGGTTCTGCGATCGACGGGATACCGCTTTGGGTATCGCTCCTCAATTGATGTGTGGGTGACGGAGGACAACTTGAAAAACGCCCCAATGATGCTGTTGCTTGCGTTTATCATTGTGGGACATCCAGATTGGAGACGTGCTGAAATTCGGCTTTTTGCTTGTTCCGAGGCGACGGACGCTGAGCGTGAAGCGAACAGACTCTCGACGCTAATGAAGGAAGGACGACTGCCGATTTCAATGCATAACGTGACTTCCGTATCTTACAGCAGCCAGAAAGCATTAGAGCAGGAGATAGAGCATCGGTCCGCTCAGAGCGATTTGGTTATCGCAGGATTAACAGGAGAAGAGCTCTACTCTGAAAAATTGGCACAAGCACTACGGTCCTACGAGGCTGCCAATGACGTGTTGTTTGTTCATGCAATTGAACAGATTTCAATCGATTAAGAGGGCGATATCTTGATTTTACCGTGTAACACGAAGTTAAGAGGGCGAAATGTTTCTGGAAGTCATAGAGCGTTTAAGCGTTCTCATAGATGCTGTTATCAATTGTCACCATATCTCTATTCCGAGCGTTTTCGTGAAGACCCGATAGCAAGTAGGGTGGCATCAGATGAATGAGTTGATTCGACAATTTCTTGATTTACTTCAAACGCGGGTAATCACTTTAGGTGAGGAGCCTGTAAAAGTCATCCAAGTTGTTTGGTTAATTGCAACTTTGGCAGTCACATTAACGATCGCGGGTTTTTTGCGCCGATGGTTCCGACGTCTTTTCGGTAAGCTCGGCATGCCACAAAACCTCAAAGATCGGTTGCTGGCACTGCTGTTCTTGGTCACCCTGATTTTTGGAGTCGGTTTGGCATTCCGGTTCGCAGGGATTAGCACTGGGTTCTTTGGTAAGCTTTTTGATTATCCGCTTACCGACCTTTTTCAACCTCCTCGGAAATCTGAAGAGACCGAAGCCGCTGGAGATGTCGCGAAATTAACGTTGGCGAGGCTTTTTTATGGGTTTGTGATTGTCTTTGGCATGTTTATTCTCTCAAAATATGTCCAATGGGTGCTGCGGCGACAGGTGTTACAGGCTTTTCACATTGCGGAGCATACCCAGTTTATTTTACTCCGCTTCCTTCACTTTAGCCTTATTATTGTCGGAGTCATTATCAGCCTCAGCACCGTCGGGGTGAGTTTCACAAGTTTAGCCTTAATTTTCGGTGGGCTGAGTATCGGCGTCGGTTTCGGTTTACAAAATATTGCCTCGAACCTAATTGCGGGGTTTATCCTTATTTTTGAACGCCCTATCAAAATTGGGGATC carries:
- a CDS encoding mechanosensitive ion channel, producing the protein MNELIRQFLDLLQTRVITLGEEPVKVIQVVWLIATLAVTLTIAGFLRRWFRRLFGKLGMPQNLKDRLLALLFLVTLIFGVGLAFRFAGISTGFFGKLFDYPLTDLFQPPRKSEETEAAGDVAKLTLARLFYGFVIVFGMFILSKYVQWVLRRQVLQAFHIAEHTQFILLRFLHFSLIIVGVIISLSTVGVSFTSLALIFGGLSIGVGFGLQNIASNLIAGFILIFERPIKIGDLVEIMDVNIFGRVGSINLRSTVIIALDEKEIIVPNSQLITESVHNLTHDNLWFRLRIQVGVSYSSDVETVKKALLEVAHAHPDIIKEPNPEIPNITAPFIRFTDFGNSSLNFELLAWIPDCFQRFDIASDLHFMIWEKFKEYNIKIPFPQRDVHFYPTDTERQSGG